Genomic window (Gemmatimonadota bacterium):
GGCACCGACCGTGGCCCAGAGCGTCCCCGCCGGATCTACCGCGAGGTCCGACACGTGGACGCCCACGGGGTAGGGGGGAGCGCTGAGGTCGGTCGCGCTGACGTCCGCGAGGGCCCACGCGCCCGAGTTGGCCACCAGGAAGATCTTGCCTGTGCTGGTGCCTACGTACACCACGTCGGAGTCGGTCGGGTGCACGGCGATGGCGGTGATGTTCTCTCCGATCGAGTCCGTGACCGGGTCCCAGCTATCGGCGTTGTTCGCGCTCCGAAACAACTCCGTGCCCCCCACGAAGCAGGTATTCGGGTTCGAAGGATCGAGCGTGAACGGGGCGTAGAACTGAGAAGAGCCGCTGAGGCCGCTGTTCTTGTTGGCCCACGTACCGGGCTGGCCGGCGCCGTCGGAGCGCTGGATCCGAAGCGCGAAGAACAGATGATACATCCGCGTTGGCAGCCCGGGGTCGATCGCCGCGAAGCCCCCGTCGCCGCTGACTGACACGAGCCAGGCTGGTGACCCCTCGTAGCGGTGCGTCCCGTTGTCCTGCGTGCCCGCGAGCAGGACCGACTCCCAGTCGGGGTGCTGCGCCAGGTCGATGTACATCAGCGTCGCGAGGTCGCGGTTTCTGTGACTCCAGGTCGCGCCCGTATCGGCGGATTTCCAGACTCCGCCATCGCTCCCGGCCCACGCCGTGGCCGCCGCGGTGCGATCGAACGCGAACGCGTGGTGGTCCACGTGGATGCCGGTGGCCTCGTTGAAGACCCCGCCGCCGCTGGTGGACCGCCACAGTCGGACCTCACCGAGAAAGACCGTGTTGGGGTCGTCGGGGTGCGGGGAAACGTGCAGGTTGTAGCCTCCCTGGCCGGTGGACGTGATGACCACGGTGTGCTGGTGGCCGCTTCCATCGGCGTCGGTCGTAGCCACCACGACGCTGCCCCGCGCCACGCGCTCGAAGGTGTCCGCATCCAGCGTGACCTGGTGGGTGTGAACCGGCGCCCCGCCGGAACCAGTCGTGTACGTGTGAGCCGCCGTGGGTGCCGTCATGTCGGTGGCGGGGATGGTGAGCGTATGGTCGTGTCCGGCGGCTTCGAGCACCCCGACCGTCGGAGTCTTATTCAGCCGCACGTCCACCGAGCTCCAGTTGTTGCCGCCATTGTTGGTGGACACGACCGCCTCGAAGCCGCCGAATCGCTCGAACAACGCATACACGGTCTTGGAGTTGAAGCCGCGCTGGCCCAGCGCGATGCGCCCGAGGTTGGCGGGCATCACGGGATCGGTGATCTTGCTCCACGCCGACCACGAATTGCCCGTCCTGGTGGCTTCGTAGAGGCCGTCGCCGAGGCGACCGGCGATGGCCTTGAGCTTGTTGCCGCCGGTCCCGAAGACGACCAGGCCGCTGAAGTCTCCAGCCTCCAGCAGGTTCCAGTTTACGCCGCCGTCGGGGGAGTGGTAGACGCCAACCGAGGACGACAAGAACACCGACATGCCCGTGGCGTCGGACGGATCGTATGCGATGCGGGAGATCTCGGCGCGCTCGAAGGTGGCTGCGCCGTGCTCGCTCCAGTTCGCCCCCCCATCGACCGACCGCAGGACGCCGGCGCCGTAGTACGTGCCCACGTAGCCGTTGTTGTATTCGCCGGTCCCGGCCAGGAGGCGCTGCGCATTCGTCGGATCGATGGCAATCGCGCCTATCGACAGGCTTGCCTGATAGTCGGTCAACGGCGTCCAGGTGTCGCCGCCGTCCGTCGTCTTCCAGACGCCCCCGCCCGCGGTCCCGACGTAAACCGTATCCGGTGCGGTCGGGTCGATGGCGATGGCCAGGGTGCGCCCCGCCCAGCCCACCCCGCTGCTCGTCACGGCGGGTGCGGGCCCCACAGGCGTCCAGTTACAGACCGCCGGGTCAGGCTGCGCGAAGACGTCGTCGGCGCCGGGAGCGGGCCGAGGTCCGCCTCCGGCTCGCTCGCCTATGTTGCGGAGCTGCCGGATCTGGGTTTCCCTGGTGCCGGCCGGCACGAACCCCAGGTGGCCGAAGCGGCGCTCGAAGAACTCGCGCGCACGCCAGGCGTGCTTCACGATCGGGCCGTCGGAGCCGGGACCCGGCTGTTCGAGGATACGCACCTTGGCGTAGGCCGACGCTTCCGCCGCCTGCGCCGTGATCCGTCGTTCGCCGGCGGGGATGTCGGCGGTGGACAGCGCGGCCACGAAGGTGCCGTCTCCGGCGGGTCGCACCTGTCCTCCGGCGGGAAAGCCGTACCCGATCCTCACGACCGTTGCGCTCTGTTTCCCGATCCGGATGCTGATCGGGCAGTCGGGCCAGCCACGCCCGGTCAGCGTGAGGCGATCGCCTTGGTGCAACTCGGTGGGGGTTGCCGACAGCATCGGCTTGGATGGCGCGGGCTTGTTCATGACGAAGTGGGGCTAGAGTAGCTGTGGGCTTTCGGGCCGGCCGACGCTGAGCCAACCGTCCGCGTGCACACGACACGCGCTCCCGAACACGGGAGCAGGCACCCAGCGTGCCGGTAGAGCAATGATCGGCGTTCCACCCGAGATCGCCGCCGTCTGTGGGGCAGGAGGGCCTCCCGGGGCCCCATCGCCGGCCTACGCGGGACGCGTCGGTGCGACTTCCTTGTCTCACCCTTCGGGACAGCCCTGTCTCGCCCCGTCGCGCGGTCCCACCGCCCCCCGGCGCGGCGCGGCGGATGTTAGCTTGCCTTCGTGCAACTCGAACTCACGCATATCCGGCACACGCTCGAGCGGCTGGAGCGCCGCATCGCGGAGCGGTTTCCGGGGTCGGGGCTGCGTCGCGTCGCGGGGGACCTGCGCGGCATCGC
Coding sequences:
- a CDS encoding glycosyl hydrolase; protein product: MNKPAPSKPMLSATPTELHQGDRLTLTGRGWPDCPISIRIGKQSATVVRIGYGFPAGGQVRPAGDGTFVAALSTADIPAGERRITAQAAEASAYAKVRILEQPGPGSDGPIVKHAWRAREFFERRFGHLGFVPAGTRETQIRQLRNIGERAGGGPRPAPGADDVFAQPDPAVCNWTPVGPAPAVTSSGVGWAGRTLAIAIDPTAPDTVYVGTAGGGVWKTTDGGDTWTPLTDYQASLSIGAIAIDPTNAQRLLAGTGEYNNGYVGTYYGAGVLRSVDGGANWSEHGAATFERAEISRIAYDPSDATGMSVFLSSSVGVYHSPDGGVNWNLLEAGDFSGLVVFGTGGNKLKAIAGRLGDGLYEATRTGNSWSAWSKITDPVMPANLGRIALGQRGFNSKTVYALFERFGGFEAVVSTNNGGNNWSSVDVRLNKTPTVGVLEAAGHDHTLTIPATDMTAPTAAHTYTTGSGGAPVHTHQVTLDADTFERVARGSVVVATTDADGSGHQHTVVITSTGQGGYNLHVSPHPDDPNTVFLGEVRLWRSTSGGGVFNEATGIHVDHHAFAFDRTAAATAWAGSDGGVWKSADTGATWSHRNRDLATLMYIDLAQHPDWESVLLAGTQDNGTHRYEGSPAWLVSVSGDGGFAAIDPGLPTRMYHLFFALRIQRSDGAGQPGTWANKNSGLSGSSQFYAPFTLDPSNPNTCFVGGTELFRSANNADSWDPVTDSIGENITAIAVHPTDSDVVYVGTSTGKIFLVANSGAWALADVSATDLSAPPYPVGVHVSDLAVDPAGTLWATVGAVLWTEATGEFSNDHVWRLQSGAGATWENRSTGLAQANPINAIAIDPANPSRLFCGGDVGVFRTDSAGAMWQPWDQGLPNAPVYRLAIHGPRRLVRAATHGRSIWERPIDTASCPLVDLYVRDNILDSGRVTPSPSHLPHPFDAGKTVYWWQSADVKVDSSDPDPFQTTDPIDDTIEFMLLNHRDPVREKVNRFSVQVHNRGVLKATNVRARAFFADASAGLPALPADFWSAGRPFVGTPLATDWTPIGPTKTVAELEPAEPAVLTWEWTVAAGAAKHSCLLAVVTCDEDPISAAGVFDLDTLVPGHKHATLKNLHLVNATAPATGTPDGAWQIAFHNPGPRPRQYDVVIDWGDLPDRATLFLAAERLGQDRWEPKVAGRDQRVRPAPGKEVLPGRLPDGCGGWRRFDLDGALALRRPKTGETRLGGLIVPAGGRRTLALNMGRLRLEGDAQFSVLQTMRKRTLGGSTYLVRGRRTEE